In Nocardioides sp. W7, the genomic stretch ACGTAATGCCAAGCACCCTTGTCGCCGAACGAGAACGTGTTCTACTTTCTCACCATGGGCACTCCTGTGATCGTCGACGCCGTCCGCACTCCCCTGGGCAAGCGCAAGGGCTGGCTCGCCGGCGTACACCCCGCCGTACTCCTCGGGTTCACGCAGGCCGAGGTGCTGCGTCGGGCCGGGGTGGACTCCGAGCTGGTCGACCAGGTGATCGGCGGCTGCGTGACCCAGGCCGGGGAGCAGTCCAACGACATGGTCCGCCGGGCCTGGCTGCACGCCGGCCTGGCGCAGCGGACCGGCGCGACCGCCGTCGACGCCCAGTGCGGCTCCGGACAGGTCTCGGCGCACCTGATCCACGACATGGTCGCGGCCGGGACGATCGACGTCGGCATCGCGTGCGGCGTCGAGTCGATGTCGCGGATCCCCCTAGGCGCCAACGTGCCCGCCGGCATGGGCGACCCGCGACCCGACGACTGGTCGATCGACATGCCCAACCAGTTCGAGGCCGCCGACCGGATCGCCAAGAACCGCGGCCTGACCCGCGCCGACCTCGAGGCCTTCGGGCTCGCCTCGCAGCAGAAGGCGCGCACCGCCGTCGACGAGGGCCGGTTCAAGCGGGAGATCGCGCCGATCGAGGCGCCGGTGCTCGACGAGTCGGGCGCGCCCACCGGGTCGACCCGCATCGTCGACAGCGACCAGGGCCTGCGCGACACGACCCTCGAGGGCCTGGCCGGCCTCCGGACGGTGCTCCCCGACGGCCTGCACACCGCCGGCACGTCGTCCCAGATCTCCGACGGCGCCTCCGCCGTACTCATCATGGACTCCGACAAGGCCGACGCCCTCGGCCTCAAGCCGCGAGCCCGGATCGTCACCCACTGCCTGGTCGGCTCCGACCCGTACTACCACCTCGACGGCCCCATCGACGCCACCGCCCGCGTGCTCGAGCGCACCGGCATGGCCATCTCCGACTTCGACCTGTTCGAGGTCAACGAGGCCTTCGCCTCCGTCGTCCTCTCCTGGGCCGGCCAGCACCACGTCGACCTGGACCGCGTCAACGTCAACGGCGGCGCCATCGCCCTCGGCCACCCCGTCGGCTCCACCGGCACCCGGCTGATCACCACGGCCCTCCACGAGCTCGAGCGCCGCGACGCCTCCACCGCCCTCATCTCCATGTGTGCCGGTGGCGCGATGGCGACCGGGACGGTCATCGAGCGGATCTGAGGGTGGCGGGAGTTTCTCCGCCCAGGCGGAGAAACTCATCGCTCTGACATGAAACTTCACGCCAAAAGAGCGAGTTTCTCACCGTCGGTGTGACTTCTGGGAC encodes the following:
- a CDS encoding steroid 3-ketoacyl-CoA thiolase, whose translation is MGTPVIVDAVRTPLGKRKGWLAGVHPAVLLGFTQAEVLRRAGVDSELVDQVIGGCVTQAGEQSNDMVRRAWLHAGLAQRTGATAVDAQCGSGQVSAHLIHDMVAAGTIDVGIACGVESMSRIPLGANVPAGMGDPRPDDWSIDMPNQFEAADRIAKNRGLTRADLEAFGLASQQKARTAVDEGRFKREIAPIEAPVLDESGAPTGSTRIVDSDQGLRDTTLEGLAGLRTVLPDGLHTAGTSSQISDGASAVLIMDSDKADALGLKPRARIVTHCLVGSDPYYHLDGPIDATARVLERTGMAISDFDLFEVNEAFASVVLSWAGQHHVDLDRVNVNGGAIALGHPVGSTGTRLITTALHELERRDASTALISMCAGGAMATGTVIERI